The segment ACTTGCAGAAGCAATTAAACGTATTGAAGATACAACATTGATTGCAGATATTCCTGAAAATTTAAAAACTGGAATGGATGCATTAGATGCAATTGAACAAAAATATGAAGCAAAAAACACAGAAAATTTAGATAAGAAAAAAGACGATTCTAAATCTGAACTCGATAAAAAGGCAGAAGATGCAAAGAAAGAAATCGACAAGTTACCTAACTTAAACGATGACGAAAAGCAAAAAGCCAAAGATGATATCGACCAAAAAACCAAAGAGGGTAAAGATGCAATTGATCAGTTAAACGATCCAAAAGAAATTGAAAAAGTGATTGATACAACGGATAAACGCATCAACGATATTGTTGAGGACAACAAACTTCTGGATACAAAAAATAAAGCCAAAGATGATTTGGATAAAAAAGCGGAAGATGCAAAGAAAGAAATCGACAAGTTACCAAACTTATCGGATGATGAAAAGCAAAAAGCTAAAGATGACATCGATCAAAAAACTAAAGATGGTAAAGAGGCGATTGATCAAGGAACAACACCTAAAGATGTTGAAGATGCAAAAAATACAACAGATAATGCGGTAAACGAAATTGTTGATCAAAGCACATTACAAGATGCTAAAAATAAAGCGAAAAAAGATTTAGAAGCGAAAGCTGATGAGACGAAAAAAGCGATTGATGCATTACCTGGACTATCACAAGAGGTTAAAGACAAAGCTAAAGGCGAAGTCGATAATGCATTGAATAAAGGTCTTGAAAATGTAGAATCTGGTAAGACTATTGAGGATCTTAATAAAGTTGTTTCTGAAACTAAAACTGAGATGGATGCAATCAAAGATGCACTTGTAAAAGAAAACTTTGAGTCACTTGAGAAACTCAAGGATGATAAAAAAGCAAACTTAAATGCAGAAGCAGAAAAGGCTAAAGAAACAATCGATAAACTAGAAAACTTATCACAAGCTGAAAAAGATCAAGCGAAGAAAGTTATTGATAAAACAGTAAGTGACGCTTCGAAAAATATCGATAAAGCATCAACACCATCAGATATTAACTCAATTTACAACCAAGGAAAAACGGATATTGGAAACGTTGTTGTCAAAGCAGAACTTGATGATGCGAAAATAAAAGCAATCGCAGATTTAAACGCTAAGGCGGAAGAAGTTCGTAAACAAATTGCTGACAAACCAGCACTCTCTGATCAACAACGCAAGGATGCAAATGCCGAAATCAATAAGACACTTGCTGAAGCAATTAAGCGTATTGAAGACACAGCTGTGATTACCGATATTCCTGAAAATTTAAAAACAGGAATCAAAGAATTGGAAGCAATTGAAAAGAAATATGAAACTAAAAACACAGGCAATTTAGACAAGAAAAAAGAAGATTCTAAATCTGAACTTGATAAAAAGGCAGAAGATGCGAAGAAAGAAATCGATGAGCTACCAAACTTAACCGATGATGAAAAGCAAAAAGCTAAAGATGATATCGATCAAAAAAATCAAGACAGCAAAGATGCGATTGATCAATCAAACAATCCAAAAGAAATTGAAGATGTGATTGATACAACGGATAAAGGCATCAATGAAATTGTCGATGATAATAAACTTCTCGATTCAAAAAATGAAGCGCAAAAAGATCTCGATAAAAAAGCTGAAGATGCGAAGAAAGAAATCGATAAGTTACCAAACCTTAGCGATGACGAAAAGCAAAAAGCTAAAGATGATATCGATCAAAAAACTGAAGATGGTAAAGAGGCGATTGATCAAGGAACGACACCAAAAGATGTTGAAGAAGCAATAAATACAACAGATAACGCGGTGAAAGAAATTATTGATCAAAGTACATTGCAAGATGCAAAAAATAAAGCGAAAAAAGATTTAGAAGCGAAAGCTAATGAAACGAAAAAAGCGATTGATAGCCTTCCTGGAATTTCTCAAGAAGCAAAAGATAAAGCTAAAGAAGAAGTGGATAAAGTCTTAAAAGAAGGACTTGAATCAATCAATTCCGGTTCAAAACTTGACCATGTTAAGAAATCATTAAATCAATCAATGAATCAAATGGATAAAATTATTAAAAACTTAGCGAAACCACAATCCGTTCTTCCAGCCGCTGGGATTACGGCAAGCAGTATCCGTCTCTATGGATTACTCATAAGTCTTGTTGGTATGCTAATCTTTGTAATCCAAACAAAGAAAAATCGTTATAATCATTAAAATGTTTTATTATAAATAGCCCTTTATTAACCGAAACTCAAACCTCATTTGAGTTTCGGTTTTATTTATGAAATTCAAACTCTTTATCCGTATCTTTCAACATTTAAAGTGTGTAAAATATCGTACAATATCACCCAAAACACTTTGACACCCATAGGTGCATTTGTTATTATTAATACATAAAGGGAGTAGAAGCCTATTCTTTAGGTCCACAGTTTCGTCAACACGACTTTAGAGTCCGGAACGTGTATAAATTCGAGACTTTATCCAAGTTTTTTAGGCACGGATAGGGTCTTTTTATTTTACTTACTATCCAATGTATAAGGAGGAAGCCTGTGAAAGATACAAAATGGTATGCAAAGTCACTGGAAGAAGTGGCAGCTAAGACGGATATCGTCAACGGATTAACGGATGCGCAAATTGAGGCATCACGTGAGAAATATGGCAAGAATAAATTGGCTGAAGCAAAGGGACGAAGTTTTATGATGCGTCTTTTGGATCAGTTTAAAGATGTAACAATTATTTTACTTGTTGCAGCTTTAATAAGTGGTATTGTAGGGGAACATGCTGATGCGATTTTAATTTTCGCAATCGTTGCATTGAACGCACTTATTGGAATGATTCAAGAAGATAAAGCTGAGAAGTCTCTTAAAGCACTTCAAGATATGTCTACTCCAACCGCAAAAGTAATACGAGGTGGAGAAGAACAAACTATTAATTCTAATGATGTAGTTGTTGGAGATTTGGTTGTAATGGATGCAGGGGATTTAGTTCCTGCCGATTTACGTATTGTTCAATCGAATTCTTTAACAGTACAAGAAGCATCATTAACGGGAGAATCTGTACCTGTTGAAAAACATGCAGATGTTGTCTGTGCTGAATATGCGGTCTTGGGAGACCGTAAAAATATGGCATATTCATCTGGTATGGTGAGTTATGGTCGTGGGCAAGGTGTTGTCGTTGCTGTCGGTATGGATACCGAAGTAGGTAAGATTGCGACAATGCTAACTGAAACAAAATCAGATCCGACACCGCTTCAACAACAATTAAATCAACTGGGTAGAATCCTGGGTGTTGGAGCGATTATTGCATGTGGAATTATTCTCCTTGTTGGTGTATTGAATAATCATGATTTCTTACAAATGTTCTTAACAGCTGTTT is part of the Erysipelothrix piscisicarius genome and harbors:
- a CDS encoding DUF1542 domain-containing protein, producing MTVALTFVLLVTSISMNQNYTISAQETEELFPFRGNKLQNPYLRYGAKDSTIPNWKLSSTNNVFGGESAGTISSKVTDGYRDIGRYNYLVGQKNNTDDSVFKSKSIRVENSSVAENASFMLVGQTIQLQAGYEYYFRAELKSVQGTSNGMLNIYPGTATSGKNGLASERFSATNKLEIVSLPFVADGSGEVTVSLRHFATNDKNTHLEIHRMGFFLKDDDLIQNDSIDALINDKKSSLDAEAKKAKETIDKLENLSQTEKEEAKKLIDKTVNDASKELDKATTPSDIDAIYNQGKTDIGNVVVKAELDDAKTKAIADLNAKAEEVRKQIADKPALSDQQRKDANDEIDQTLAEAIKRIEDTTLIADIPENLKTGMDALDAIEQKYEAKNTENLDKKKDDSKSELDKKAEDAKKEIDKLPNLNDDEKQKAKDDIDQKTKEGKDAIDQLNDPKEIEKVIDTTDKRINDIVEDNKLLDTKNKAKDDLDKKAEDAKKEIDKLPNLSDDEKQKAKDDIDQKTKDGKEAIDQGTTPKDVEDAKNTTDNAVNEIVDQSTLQDAKNKAKKDLEAKADETKKAIDALPGLSQEVKDKAKGEVDNALNKGLENVESGKTIEDLNKVVSETKTEMDAIKDALVKENFESLEKLKDDKKANLNAEAEKAKETIDKLENLSQAEKDQAKKVIDKTVSDASKNIDKASTPSDINSIYNQGKTDIGNVVVKAELDDAKIKAIADLNAKAEEVRKQIADKPALSDQQRKDANAEINKTLAEAIKRIEDTAVITDIPENLKTGIKELEAIEKKYETKNTGNLDKKKEDSKSELDKKAEDAKKEIDELPNLTDDEKQKAKDDIDQKNQDSKDAIDQSNNPKEIEDVIDTTDKGINEIVDDNKLLDSKNEAQKDLDKKAEDAKKEIDKLPNLSDDEKQKAKDDIDQKTEDGKEAIDQGTTPKDVEEAINTTDNAVKEIIDQSTLQDAKNKAKKDLEAKANETKKAIDSLPGISQEAKDKAKEEVDKVLKEGLESINSGSKLDHVKKSLNQSMNQMDKIIKNLAKPQSVLPAAGITASSIRLYGLLISLVGMLIFVIQTKKNRYNH